DNA sequence from the Rhizobium lusitanum genome:
TTCGAGAGCATCATCAGCGGCCGCCGATGACCATCAATCCGCTGCCGCCGATGGCATCGAGGCAGAATTTCAGGCCGGAGCTGACGCTCGCCCAACGTTTGGCGGCCATCGCCTCGGTGGCACTGTCCTGGGCGAAGAGGCAGAAGCCGAAGCCACGCGGCGACAGGTTGTTTGCCAGCGCCGGCAGGGCGACGAGCGCGCTCTCGGCCGGATAGGACGTATTCCACAGGTCGACGACCACGAGATCGAACTTGATGTCCTCGCTGATCTGCCTTGTGTCGGGGAACGCAGCGGAGAATTCCTCGAAATTTATGCTGGTTGCTTCGGATTCGATGATGGAAATGCCCTCGGTCAGGCCACTGGCCACGAAGCGAGCGTCCATATCGCCGACCTGTTCGGGCGAAAGACATAGGCAGTTCAGCCCGGCATCGAGGCCGGAGAGAATGGATGCCAGCGCCAAAGCCGAGCGCGGAGCGCCGATATGCAGGATATTCGGGGTATCGCCCCTGCTGAGGGCTGCGCGGCGAAGCGCCCAGATCTGCATCGGCGTCAGCATATCGCGACCGGCCGCGGATTGCGCGTCGAGCAAGGTCGGATAGCCGGCGACCAGGATCTGGCCCGCTGTCTCCTGCCAGGCTTGCGATGCATCGGTGGCAACGCGAGTAGCCGGCGCACGATGTTCGGCGGCAACGTTGGCCACCACCGGCGTCGCGGCTGTCTTTGCCGGCCGGGTCAGCGGCAGCGGCGGCTTGTTGAATACCTCCTGCGCAGAACGCTGCTGCGTGGTGGAATTCAGCCCGCGCGACTGCGGATCGAGATTGTGGTGCGAATAGGGATTGGTCGCCGTGTAACGATGGGCATTCACCGGGATGAATTCATAACGGCGGGTCTGATCGAGTATGGGCAGGGCAAGGGCGATGTCGCAGGCCGCCATGAACCATTGTCCGGCATCGTCGCGCAAATAGCCCTCGGGAACATTGTCCAACAGCGATGCGCGGAAGCTGAAGAGATGGCTGGTCTTCCAACCTTGCCTGCGCGGCGAAAGGTTGGGATCGAGAGCACCATTCCCGCCGACCCCGCCGCCATCGGTGACGAAGTTTGTCCAGACGACATCCTGCCCGCCGGCATAGCTCTCAGACATCCGCTCCAGGATAGTCGGAATGATCAACTGGTCGTCGCCGTCGAGCATGGCGATGAACTCGGCCATCTTGGTGCGCGGCCTCAGATGCTCCCAGACGTTGCGCGATTTTCCGAGGCGCGTTTCGTTGCGGATGAAGGTGTGGCGATTGGGGAAAAGATCGTTGAGCAGCGCCGCTGCGATAACACCGGTGTCGTCGTCGGAGCGATCGTCGATAAAGAGGACGTGCAGATCGTCAAGCGTCTGCCTGGAAAGGCTCGCCAGGGATTGCCTGACATACATTTCGCAATCGCGCGCCGTCATGAAGATCAGCGCTTTTGCCTCGCTTGCAATTTCCGTCATCGATGTTCGAAGCCCCAATCCGACAATCCGCATACGGAGGATAAAATCCCCCGCGATGTGGATTAGCGATTGTGGCTGGTTCCAACCTTACGCCTCATTGCGCTCAGCCCGGCAGCGATTGCGTCACCGCGATGATCGGACCGAGCGGAAATAGGCCATCCCGCCTTTGCCATTCCGGAATATCGAGGCTGGAAATGCTGCCATCAAGGAAAAGCGCATTGGCGCAGCCGAGATCGTCGCGAAACAGGGTTGCGAAATCATGGAAGCGGACGAAACCGTCGGACACGGCAAAGACGACCTTGCCATCCGCCGAGACGCCAACACCGTTGCGCATCTTGAAACTGGTGCTGTTGGCAAGGAATGATGGATGCAGCTTGCCGTCGATCAGCAGCATCGGTCCGGATTGGGTCGCATAGAATGGCTTGATGCCGGAGGCAAGGAAGGCCTTGCTCTCCATGACGCCGGCGCGGCCCGGCTGGATATAGAAGACACCGTTGGGCAGGAGATGAAAATTGCCCCAGCCTTTGTTGGTATTGATCGCCTTTAACTGCTTGCCTGCCTCGACATAGAGGCCGACCGGTGAAAGATCGTCCTGATACATGCCGCCGTTCATCGCGAAACGCACGAAGAGGCGGTTCTGGTGGAGATCGCTTTCGAGCGCCCGGAACGAACCGTAAGGTTTGCCGCCGTGGTCATATTCATAAAGCTGGATGCCGTCGATGGCGGGATCGAAGGTGCAAACGGTGTAGCTATCACCGAGATGCAGAACCTTGCGGCAGGCCTCGTCGGCAAATGCCGTGGTGGCGCAGGCAAGAATGGCAAGCACGGTCAGCAATCGAATCAAGCGACAACTCCGGAGAAAATTTCGGCAACGCTAAAGCGCATCGCAAATACGGCGAAAGAAGGGGCGCCCTCGCCTTTCTAAGGCTGGAGCGCCGCCATGTGAAAGCGCAAGCTGCGCCGGCGAATAGCGATAGTTGGCTCCTACGGGACAGGCGTTGCGCGCCAGACAGCCACCGGACACACAGCCGGCCTGGCCCGCATCCGTTCTGAGATGCGATCGACAGTCCGCTACATCGAATCCAGCGGATGTGACCGCACCGACGGGACAAGCCGTCAGGCACGGCTTTTCAACGCAATGATCGCAAGGATGCGCAGCAACCTCGGCTGGCTCCACTGCCTCGATAGCATCGGCAAACCCCAAGGCGCCGCGATAGCCATGCCACAGACCATATTCCGGATGGATCAGAATGCCGAGCGGCGATGCCTTCAAGCCTTCCGCCTGCATCGCCCAACGTTGAAACGGCTGCCAAGGCGGATCGGACGGAAAATAGGCAGTCGCAGCCAAGGCTGTGGCAATCGGTTGGATGATCGCCTTCGACCAGTCGTCAAGTGGGTCGCCGCGGCCGGCGTTTTCCGGCAATTGCCGCCAGCGCGAGAACGGCGGCCAGATCGAGCCGCCGATATTGCCGAGCAGCATCACGCTTCGTGCCGGCGTCCCATCGCGCAATAACGGCCCCGCGCCTTCGTCAAACCATACCAGGCCACGAACAAAAACTCCGTGGGCGCCAAGCACCGCACGGAGTTTTCCGATAATAGGGGAGCCGCTGATCATCGCGGCCCCTTATATTGATAGTGCGGTCGCCAGACTTCCTTCTGGATCAGATCGGCAACGCGTACTGCACCGCCTTGCTCCCTGGCGGCATCGGGCTCTCTTCAAGTGAAGGCGTCCGGCATCGAATCCTTGCGCTCCCGGATATAGGCGAGCAGCGCTTCGTCGATGGCCGGATCGAGCGGTGGTGCTTCGTAATGGTCGAGCCAGGAACGGCAAAGCGCATTGGCGCGCTGCTCGACACGCTTTTCGCCTTCGATTTCCCATTGTTCGAATGAGTTGTTGTCGGCCAGAGCCGAGCGGTAGAAAGCGCTCTGGAAGTTCGCTTGCGTATGGGCGCAGCCGAGATAGTGGCTGCCGGGGCCGACTTCGCGGATGGCGTCCAGCGCCTGGCCGTTTTCGGAGAGATCGACGCCCTCGGCCATCTTCTGCATCATGCCGAGCTGATCCTGGTCGATCATGAATTTCTCGTAGGAGGAGACAAGACCGCCTTCGAGCCAGCCGGCCGCATGCAGCACGAAATTCGTGCCGGCAAGCAGCGTCATGTTCAACGTATTGGCCGATTCGTGTGCTGCCTGCGCATCCGGCACCTTGGAGGCGCAAAGCGAACCACCGGTCCGGAACGGCAGGCCAAGACGCCGGGCAAGCTGGGCTGAACCATAAGACACCAGCGACGGCTCCGGCGTACCGAAGGTCGGAGCGCCCGACTGCATCGAAATGGACGCGGCAAAGGTGCCGTAAAGCACCGGAGATCCCTTGCGGATCAGCTGCGTGAAGGAGGCGCCGGCCAGCACTTCGGCCAGGATCTGCGTCAACGTACCCGCGACTGTCACCGGGCTCATCGCACCGGAGAGGATGAAGGGCGAGACGACGGAGGCCTGGTTATGCCGTGCATAGACCTTCAACGCACCGAGCATGGTCTCGTCGAACACCATCGGCGAGTTGGCGTTGATCAGGTTCAGCGTCACGCAATTGTTTTCGACGAAATCGTCGCCGAAAACGATCTTCGCCATGGCAATCGTGTCCTCGGCGCGCTCCGGCGCGGTGACCGAGCCCATGAACGGCTTGTCGGAATATTTGATATGGCTGTAGATCATATCGAGGTGGCGCTTGTTTACGGGGACGTCGACAGGCTCGCAGACCGTACCGCCTGAAGAATGTATCGACGGCGCCATATAGGCGAGCTTCACGAAATTGCGGAAATCCTCGATCGTCGCATAACGGCGATTGCCTTCGAGATCGCGGACGAAGGGCGGTCCATAAACCGGCGCGAAGATCGTCGCTTTGCCGCCGACATGGGCGTTGCGGTCGCTGTTGCGCGCATGCCAGGTGAATTCCTTCGGCGCGGTCTTCAAAAGCTCGCGGCAGAGCCCCTTAGGGAAGTGCACCCGCTGCCCCTTAATGTCGGCACCGGCTTCCTTCCATAGCGCCAGCGCTTCGGCGTCATCACGAAACTCGATGCCGATTTCCTCGAGTATGGTGTCGGCATTGCGCTCTATGAGCTGCAGGCCCTCCTCGTCCAGCACCTCATAGACGCCGATTTTCCGGACGATATAGGGAAGCGACAGGCCTGGCCCGCCGCCGCTGCGCGATGCGCGCCGTGCGGCCGCGCCTCTGCCCTCGCCGCGCGAACGCCGCCCACCACCATCACCGCCCGCGGCCGGTTGCTCAATGATATCGTCCATGATGCTTCCTCACTCCTCCGCATGAATACGCCTATTCTGCCCCATGCTACCCTATTCCGTCGCACGGACATTCCTTTATGCGCCAGCGACTAGCATAGGACAGACATGGACAAGGCGGAATTGCCTCATTTCCATCCGTCGCGATTTATCCGCGCAACGTCGCTTTCGAAAAGAATTTTGTCATCGTTGAGGTTTATCGCTTATTGAGGCAGTATTTTATACAAGCCTCTGATGCACTGCACGAAAATGGGATGGAGCGCATGTCTGACGACGAAATCATTCTCTCTGAACTTTCTGATGAGGAACTCGTGCAGCAGATGCATGATGACCTGTACGACGGACTGAAGGAGGAAATCGAGGAAGCGACCAAGATCCTCCTCGAACGCGGCTGGACGCCCTATGATGTCCTGACGCAAGCGCTCGTCGAGGGCATGCGCATCGTCGGCATCGATTTCCGCGATGGCATCCTCTTCGTGCCGGAAGTGCTGCTTTCCGCCAATGCGATGAAGGCCGGCATGTTTATCCTGCGGCCGCTGCTGATAGCGACGGGCGCACCGAAGCTCGGCAAGATGGTGATCGGCACAGTCAAGGGCGACATTCACGACATCGGCAAAAACCTTGTCGGCATGATGATGGAGGGCGCAGGTTTCGACGTCATCGACCTCGGCATCAACAATCCTGTCGAAAACTATCTCGATGCCATCGAGCGCGAACAGCCCGACATTCTCGGCATGTCGGCACTGCTGACGACGACCATGCCCTACATGAAGGTCGTCATCGATACGCTCAAGGAAAAGGGCATGCGCGACGACTACGTCGTTCTCGTCGGCGGCGCGCCGCTGAACGAGGAATTCGGCAAGGCAGTCGGCGCCGATGCCTATTGCCGCGATGCGGCCGTGGCGGTTGAAACCGCCAAGGACTTCATGAAGCGCAAGCACAACAGCCTGGCGGCCGGCGCCTGATCGCAACGAAATCCAAACTGGCGACAACCGAAAGGTTGCCGCCGGCCCATTGGCATCCCAAATTAGTTATTGGGCGGCCCTCTTGACGGTATGACCGGCATCTTCCGTCGCGTTGACGGCACTGGCCGTATCCCTGCCTACACCACGAATTGTGTTGGCGCATGAAGCGAGCAACATAAGGACAGCGCAGGCGGCGGCGATTTTGGTGAATGTCGGTGAAGTCATGATCGGGAACCCTCTCGGAATGGATATTGATCGGCAAAAGGTGGAGAAAAAGCCTCCGCTCAAGAAACGCGCAACATCGCAAAAGGTTCATGTGATCGCGTGCGGCGCAATCGCGCGCGAGATACTGGCAATCACCAGAATTAATAGTCTCGATCACATCGACCTGCACTGTCTTCCCGCGATCTACCATTCCTACCCACAGAAGATCGCACCCGCTTTGGAAGAAGCGATTGCAAAAACGCGCGCACGCGGCTTCGAGAGGATCTTCATCGGCTATGCCGACTGCGGGACCGGCGGTGATATCGACAAGATTTGCGAGCGCGAGGGTATCGAACGCCTCTCCGGCCCGCACTGTTATTCCTTCTTCAGCGGCAACGAGGCTTTCGCTGCACGCGAGGATGACATCACCTCGTTTTTCCTCACCGACTTTCTTGCCCGCCAATTCGAAGCCTTCGTCATCGTGCCGCTTGGCCTCGACCGGCATCCGAAGCTGCGGGACATCTATTTCGGCAATTACCGCAAGGTAGTCTATCTCTCGCAGGAAGAGGATCCGGCACTGCAGGAAAAGGCAAAAGCGGCGGCCTTCTATCTCGGCCTGGACTACGAATACCGCTTCACTAGCTATGGCGATCTTGCCCGTGAATTGCTGGCCGTCTGATTACGACATTCCATCCTATATCGCCGCTTGCAGCCTCCCCGCGATATCGCCATGTTGGACACCATCGAAGGCGTTGAATCGCGGCCGAAAAAACCCGCCGCCATGCGCGATGGTGAAGTTTATCGTCGCTTGTGAAGATGCTTTGCTTATAGCGTCGTTTTTCGGCATGCGCCGCGTCGTGGCGAGCGCAGTCCCGGGATCGGCGGACGTGCATTCTTGATCAAAGAGGAGAACTTGTGCATGGCGGATCGCATTGTCGTCTATTGGAGGGATATTCCGGCCCAGGTGATCATCAAGAAGGGGCGGCAGGCGGCCAAGCGCGAGCTGTCTCTGCGCTTCACCGAGGCGATCGATATGTGCGCCATGCGCACCGGCGCCGCTGAGACGGATGACTATCTGGCCGAATGGCGCAAGGCCGATCCTGTGCCTGTCTCCGACGACCTGGAAGCCGAGGCCGACAGGGCAGCAAGCGAACTCGAGGCCGCCTTTGACCGGGAGCGTCTCATTGCGTTGGTGAAGGCCGGGGGCCGCGACAATGGCTGATGCCGCCCAGAAACCGGGCAATGCCGCCCCGGGCGCGAAGGCCGCCAGCGGCGCCTATACGCCCGCCGGCGTCTCGCCGAACCGTCGCGCACGGCGCAAATACACCGTCCGTCTCTGGGCCGTGCGCCATTCGCGCTTCCTCGAATGGTTTTACCGCCGCTTTGCCGACGTTTTCCTGCTGCTGCATCCGCTCTGGAAAAAAATCGGCTACGAGCACGTCGAACGTCCCATCACGTTCATCGAGCGCAATGTGAAGGGCTTTCTGTTCGACTGTCGCATGTGCGGTCAGTGCGCGTTGTCGTCGACCGGCATGTCCTGTCCGATGAACTGTCCGAAGCAGTTGCGCAACGGCCCCTGCGGCGGCGTGCGCGCCAATGGCAATTGCGAAGTCGAACCGGACATGCCCTGCGTCTGGGTGCAGGCCTGGAACGGCTCGCGCAACATGGCCTTTGGCGATGCGATCCTCAACGTCCAGAAGCCGGTGAACCAGTCGCTACGCGAGACCTCTTCATGGTTGCGTGTCACGGCCGAAGCCGCTGCTGCACGTGAAGCGGCAAAAAAGGAAGCCTGATCGATGGCGCCTATCGATGAAAATCCGCTGGGCGCCCATCTGCCGCTCGATCCCCTCCCCGGCCATTCCTCGCTCGGGCGGCTGGAGCGCGTGCTCCGCCGCGGCGAGTTCGCTGTCACCGCCGAGCTGAACCCTCCCGATAGCGCCAACCCCGAAGATGTCTACGAACGCGCTGCAATCTTCTCCGGCTGGGTTGATGGCATCAACGCGGTGGATGCCTCCGGCGCCAATTGCCACATGTCCTCCGTCGGCATCTGCGCGCTGCTGACGCGCATGGGCTATGCCCCGATCATGCAGATCGCCTGCCGCGACAAGAACCGCATCGCCATCCAGGGCGATGTGCTGGGCGCTGCCGCCATGGGCGTCTGCAACATCATGTGCCTGACCGGCGACGGCGTGCAGGCGGGCGACCAGCCAGGCGCGAAGCCGGTTTTCGACCTCGACTGCATGTCGCTGCTCGAAACCGTGCGCGTCATGCGCGACAATGCGAAATTCCTCTCCGGCCGCAAGCTGACCTCGCCGCCGAAGGTCTTCCTCGGCGCTGCCATCAACCCGTTTGCGCCACCTTACGACTTCCGCCCCTATCGGCTCGCAAAGAAGATCGAGGCGGGCGCGCAGTTCGTTCAGAGCCAATATTGCTACGACGTGCCGATGTTCCGGGATTACATGAAGAAGGTCCGTGATCTCGGCCTGCACGAGAAATGCTTCATCCTGGTCGGTGTCGGTCCCCTGGCCTCGGCCAAGACTGCCCGCTGGATGCGCTCCAACGTGCCGGGCGTGCATATTCCGGATGAAATCATCAAGCGCATCGAAGGCGCACAGGATCAGAAGAAAGAGGGCAAGCAGCTCTGCATCGACATCATCAACGAGGTGAAGGAGATCGAGGGTGTGTCCGGCGTCCACGTCATGGCCTATCGCCAGGAAGAATATGTCGCGGAGATGGTGCATGATTCCGGCGTGCTGAAAGGCCGCCGGCCCTGGAAGCACGAAGCCAACCGCACCGATGCGCTGGTTGCCGAGAGACTGGAACGCATCCGCGAGGGCAAGGAAGAGAACCAGCAGGAAATGGCCGAAGCCGCCTCCCACCAACCGCCGCATCAGACGCATTGAAACGAGCGGCGGGCGGAGGAGCCCGGCCCGCTTGTAACGCCCATCGCGGCACGATAGATCTTCTCTATCGTGCCAACTGACCAGAGGATCAGACATGACGCGCACCATCGTTGCATCCGCCACTCGCGAAATCATCATCGGTTTCGACCAGCCCTTTTGCGTGATTGGCGAACGCATCAACCCGACGGGGCGCAAGAAGCTGGCCGCCGAGATGATCGAGGGCAATTTCGATACCGTCATCAGGGATGCGCTGGAACAAGTGGCCGCTGGCGCGACCATGCTCGACGTCAATGCCGGCGTCACCTCGGTCAACCCGAACGAGACGGAACCGGGCCTGCTGGTGCAGACACTGGAAATCGTCCAAGGTCTCGTCGACGTACCGCTGTCGATCGACAGCTCGGTAACGGCCGCTATCGAGGCGGCGCTAAAGGTCGCCAAGGGCCGGCCGTTGGTCAACTCTGTCACCGGCGAAGAGGAAAAGCTCGAAGCCATCCTGCCGCTGATCAAGAAATACGACGTGCCGGTCGTCGCCATTTCCAACGACGAGACCGGCATTTCCATGGACCCGGACGTGCGTTTCGCCGTTGCCAAGAAGATCGTCCAGCGCGCCATGGACTACGGCATCAAGCCTGAGGACATCATTGTCGACCCGCTCGTCATGCCGATCGGCGCGCTCGGCGACGCCGGCCGCCAGGTCTTCGCGCTGCTTCACCGCCTGCGCAACGAGCTGAAGGTCAACACCACCTGCGGCCTTTCCAACATCTCCTTCGGCCTGCCACACCGCCACGGCATCAATGCCGGCTTCATCCCGATGGTGATCGGCGCCGGTATGACCTCGGCGATCATGAACCCCTGCCGCCCGCAGGAAATGGAGGCAGTACGCGCCGCCAACGTGCTGAACGGCACCGACGCCAACTGCACCAACTGGATCATGACCTATCGCGACTACAAGCAAGCAGAAGGTGGTGTCGCCCCAACAGCTACGGCCCCCTCGGCTGGCGGTGGCGGACGACGTGGCGGACGTGCTGCACGCACCGGCACAAGCACAGCAAGGGAATAGCGATGACATATCCGAGCCGGAAGCTTTCCAACGATCTCGCCACATTATGGATCGAAGCACCCATGGTGATGGCGATGCGCATGCAACAGATGTGGATGACCGCGATGACCGGCGGCGGTGTCAACATGACGGAATTCAACCGCATGGTCTCGGAAAAGATGATGGCGGCGGCCGAGAGCGCCGTTGCCACCAATATCGCCATGACCCAGCAGAATATGGCGGCAATGACAAAGGGCGGCGGTGCCTCCTCACACCAAGCAGCCGCCGACGCAGTCGCTCAGGCCATGGTCAAGCCCTATAGCAAACGCGTTCGTTCGAACGTACGCCGCCTCAGCAAACAGAAAGGCTGATCCGTGGCTCAAGCCAGCGACAGCACGAATCCCCTCGTCCTTTTCATGCCCTCCGGCAAGCGTGGCCGTTTCGCGGTCGGCACGCCGGTTCTGGAGGCAGCAAGGCAGCTTGGTGTCTATGTCGAGAGCGTCTGCGGCGGCCGCGCGACCTGCGGACGCTGTCAGGTCTCCGTGCAGGAAGGCAATTTCGCCAAGCACAAGATCGTTTCCGCCAACGACCATCTCTCGCCGATCGGCCCGAAGGAAAAGCGCTACGCCGAGGTGCGCGACCTGCCGGACGGACGCCGCCTCTCCTGCTCGGCGCTGATCCAGGGCGATCTCGTCATCGACGTGCCGCAGGATACGGTGATCAATGCGCAGGTGGTCCGCAAGGCCGTCGACGAGCGCATTATCGCCCGCGATACGGCCGTGCACATGTGCTATGTCGAGGTCGAAGAGCCAGACATGCACAAGCCAACAGGCGATCTCGACCGGCTGAAGGCGGCATTGGCCGCCGATTGGAAATACGACAATCTCGAGGTCGATTTTCACATCATCCCGCAGGTGCAGTCGATCCTGCGCAAGGGTGAATGGAAAGTCACCGCCGCGATCCACAGGGATCATGAGAGCGATCCCCCACGCCTGATTGCGCTCTATCCGGGCCTCAAGAATGAAGCCTATGGCATCGCCTGCGATATTGGCTCGACCACAATCGCCATGCATCTTTCCTCGCTGCTGTCGGGCCGCACGGTGGCGTCCGCTGGCACATCCAACCCGCAGATCCGCTTCGGCGAAGACCTGATGAGCCGCGTCTCCTACGTGATGATGAACCCGGATGGCCGGCCCGCGATGACCAATGCCGTACGCGAAGCGCTGAACGGGCTGATCGACAAGGTCTGCGCCGATGGCGGCGTGTCACGCCAGGACATTCTCGACGCCGTCTTCGTCGGCAATCCAATCATGCATCACCTCTTCCTCGGCATTGACCCGACCGAACTCGGTGGAGCACCCTTCGCGCTTGCGGTTTCGGGTGCGGTGCATCTGACCTCGGCCGAAGTCGCATTGCCTATGAATGCGGGCACGCGGGTCTACATGCTGCCTTGCATCGCAGGCCATGTCGGTGCCGACGCTGCCGCCGCGACGCTGGCCGAAGGGCCGCACCGGCAGGATGAAATGATGTTACTGGTGGATATCGGCACCAACGCCGAAATCGTGCTCGGCAATCGCCACCGCGTCGTCGCGGCCTCCTCGCCCACCGGCCCCGCCTTCGAAGGCGCAGAGATTTCCAGCGGCCAGCGTGCGGCTCCGGGCGCGATCGAGCGCGTGCGCATCGACCCCGTGACGCTCGAGCCGCGCTACCGCGTCATCGGCATCGAACCATGGTCGGATGAACCCGGTTTTGCCGAGGCAGCCGCAACGGTCGGCGTCACCGGTATTTGCGGCTCGGCGATCATCGAGGTGGTCGCCGAAATGTTCCTCGCCGGTATCATCTCTGAAGACGGCGTCGTCGACGGAGGCATGATGGCGCGCTCGCCACGCATCCTGCAGAACGGCCGCACCTATTCCTATCTGCTGCGCGACGGCGAACAGCGCATTACAGTGACGCAAAACGACGTGCGCGCAATCCAGCTTGCCAAGGCCGCCCTCTATGCCGGCGTCAAGCTCTTGATGGATAAGCAGGGTATCGGTCACGTCGATCGCATCGGCCTTGCCGGCGCCTTCGGCACCTTCATCGATCCGAAATATGCAATGGTGCTCGGCCTGATACCGGACTGCGCCCTCGACAAGGTGAAAGCGGTCGGCAACGCCGCCGGGACCGGCGCGCGCATGGCGCTCCTCAACCGCGGCTATCGCCGCGAGATCGAGGAAACCGTCAGCAAAATCGAGAAGATAGAGACGGCGCTTGAATCAAAGTTTCAGGAGCATTTCGTCTACGCCATGGCGCTGCCGAACAAGGTCGATGCCTTTCCGGAACTGTCGAAGGTCATGACCCTGCCGGAACGCAAGCAGTCCGCCGATGATGCGGGCGGCGAAGGTGGCGGCCGCAGACGTCGCCGCAGCCGCGAGTAACTGTAAGCCTGCAATCTAGGGCTCGGGATAAGCCGTGCCATCCTTGTGCACGAACCGACCGTCGGCATTCGTGCTCATCATGTCGACGTCGGAGCAGGTGGTGACGTCGGCGGGCGAGCGCGTGCCGACTTCGAGATAAACCGCCATTGCGCCTGATTTGTTGATTATATGATGGCCATCGCCGGAGCCTTTCGGAAAGGCCGCACAATCGCCTGCGCGCAATACCGTCTCGCCGGCATCTTCGACAAGCGTCAGCTCGCCTTCGAGCACATAGACGAATTCGTCTTCATGCGAATGCCAGTGACGCTGGCTCGACCAATTGCCTGGCGGCAGGTGCATGAGATTGATCCCGAAATCCGTGAGCCCGCCAGCATTGCCCAGCCGCTGCCGTATGCGCTCCGCACAGGGCACATCGAATGGCGCGGGATAACCCGAACCCTTGCGTTTCGATACGGCAGCGATGTCGATCTTAGGCATGGCAATCTCCCCTGCGATCAACGATCGAGCTTACACGCTTGTCGCGACACAGTGAAAAACCACTTTGATCAAATTTGGTCGTGCCGCGTGATTGGGCTTTGACTTTACGCCGCTACCCTGCGTCCAATCTCCACGAAAGCCTCGCGAATGCTATCGGCGACCGCTTGCATCGGACCGGTCATCTTTGCTGCCGTCAGCAGACGGATTTCGAAAGAGGTGAGCTCCGGCAGACCTTCGTTCGGCCCGAGAATGGTCATGTCATCGGTGACGTAGGAGCGCGGAAATGGCGCGACCGCCAGATCCGAGACGATTGCCGCACGCTGGGCCATCGTGTGTGCGCTGAGATAGGAGACACGGTAAGGCCGCTTCTGCCGCTCGAGCTGCGCCAAGGCCTCCGACCGCCAGATACAGCCCTCTTCCCAGATCGAGATCGGTAGGGGATCGCGCCGATAAGCCGTGCCACACTTAGCTCCAGCCCAGACCAAGCGCTCCGTATAGATCACCTCGCCGTCGGTCGGGAACGGCCGTGTCGCGCAGTTGATCAGCGCCAGATCCAGACGCTGCTCCTCGATGCGCTTCTTCAGCTGGAGGCTCATATCCACGACGACATCGACCATGATGCCGGGATAGCTCTCCGAAAAACTCTTAAGAATGCTCGGCAGCAAGCGCTCGCCGATATCATCCGGCGCACCAAGGCGCACGACGCCGCTAAGCTCGGGCATGATGAAGCGCGATACGGCTTCATTGGAGAGCGCCAGGATATTGCGGGCATAGGAGAGCAGCATTTCGCCATGCTGCGTCAGGCTGACCGAGCGCGCATCGCGCAGGAACAACGTCACGCCCAGCTGCTCTTCCATCTTCTTGATCTGCATCGAGACGGCCGACGGCGTGCGAAAGACCGCATCGGCGGCGGTGGAGAAATTACCAGTTTCGGCGATGGCGACAAAGGTGCGCAGAACTTCATTGTCGAGCAACGGTATGGGCCGGCGAAACGGTACGGTCATATCGGCATCCTTCAATTTTTCTGATCCTTAGCACCATATCATTTCGTTTGTCTGAATGTCAACGAGGGGCCATATTTGTCTGAATGAAACGAATAAGGCAGCCGAAAAGGAGCGATGACCATGGCTGACACGATACTTTACGAGGCATCTCGCC
Encoded proteins:
- a CDS encoding methylenetetrahydrofolate reductase C-terminal domain-containing protein — protein: MADAAQKPGNAAPGAKAASGAYTPAGVSPNRRARRKYTVRLWAVRHSRFLEWFYRRFADVFLLLHPLWKKIGYEHVERPITFIERNVKGFLFDCRMCGQCALSSTGMSCPMNCPKQLRNGPCGGVRANGNCEVEPDMPCVWVQAWNGSRNMAFGDAILNVQKPVNQSLRETSSWLRVTAEAAAAREAAKKEA
- a CDS encoding methylenetetrahydrofolate reductase, with protein sequence MAPIDENPLGAHLPLDPLPGHSSLGRLERVLRRGEFAVTAELNPPDSANPEDVYERAAIFSGWVDGINAVDASGANCHMSSVGICALLTRMGYAPIMQIACRDKNRIAIQGDVLGAAAMGVCNIMCLTGDGVQAGDQPGAKPVFDLDCMSLLETVRVMRDNAKFLSGRKLTSPPKVFLGAAINPFAPPYDFRPYRLAKKIEAGAQFVQSQYCYDVPMFRDYMKKVRDLGLHEKCFILVGVGPLASAKTARWMRSNVPGVHIPDEIIKRIEGAQDQKKEGKQLCIDIINEVKEIEGVSGVHVMAYRQEEYVAEMVHDSGVLKGRRPWKHEANRTDALVAERLERIREGKEENQQEMAEAASHQPPHQTH
- a CDS encoding methyltetrahydrofolate cobalamin methyltransferase; amino-acid sequence: MTRTIVASATREIIIGFDQPFCVIGERINPTGRKKLAAEMIEGNFDTVIRDALEQVAAGATMLDVNAGVTSVNPNETEPGLLVQTLEIVQGLVDVPLSIDSSVTAAIEAALKVAKGRPLVNSVTGEEEKLEAILPLIKKYDVPVVAISNDETGISMDPDVRFAVAKKIVQRAMDYGIKPEDIIVDPLVMPIGALGDAGRQVFALLHRLRNELKVNTTCGLSNISFGLPHRHGINAGFIPMVIGAGMTSAIMNPCRPQEMEAVRAANVLNGTDANCTNWIMTYRDYKQAEGGVAPTATAPSAGGGGRRGGRAARTGTSTARE
- a CDS encoding ASKHA domain-containing protein — its product is MPSGKRGRFAVGTPVLEAARQLGVYVESVCGGRATCGRCQVSVQEGNFAKHKIVSANDHLSPIGPKEKRYAEVRDLPDGRRLSCSALIQGDLVIDVPQDTVINAQVVRKAVDERIIARDTAVHMCYVEVEEPDMHKPTGDLDRLKAALAADWKYDNLEVDFHIIPQVQSILRKGEWKVTAAIHRDHESDPPRLIALYPGLKNEAYGIACDIGSTTIAMHLSSLLSGRTVASAGTSNPQIRFGEDLMSRVSYVMMNPDGRPAMTNAVREALNGLIDKVCADGGVSRQDILDAVFVGNPIMHHLFLGIDPTELGGAPFALAVSGAVHLTSAEVALPMNAGTRVYMLPCIAGHVGADAAAATLAEGPHRQDEMMLLVDIGTNAEIVLGNRHRVVAASSPTGPAFEGAEISSGQRAAPGAIERVRIDPVTLEPRYRVIGIEPWSDEPGFAEAAATVGVTGICGSAIIEVVAEMFLAGIISEDGVVDGGMMARSPRILQNGRTYSYLLRDGEQRITVTQNDVRAIQLAKAALYAGVKLLMDKQGIGHVDRIGLAGAFGTFIDPKYAMVLGLIPDCALDKVKAVGNAAGTGARMALLNRGYRREIEETVSKIEKIETALESKFQEHFVYAMALPNKVDAFPELSKVMTLPERKQSADDAGGEGGGRRRRRSRE
- a CDS encoding virulence factor, which translates into the protein MADRIVVYWRDIPAQVIIKKGRQAAKRELSLRFTEAIDMCAMRTGAAETDDYLAEWRKADPVPVSDDLEAEADRAASELEAAFDRERLIALVKAGGRDNG
- a CDS encoding cupin domain-containing protein — encoded protein: MPKIDIAAVSKRKGSGYPAPFDVPCAERIRQRLGNAGGLTDFGINLMHLPPGNWSSQRHWHSHEDEFVYVLEGELTLVEDAGETVLRAGDCAAFPKGSGDGHHIINKSGAMAVYLEVGTRSPADVTTCSDVDMMSTNADGRFVHKDGTAYPEP